A single region of the Salvia miltiorrhiza cultivar Shanhuang (shh) chromosome 8, IMPLAD_Smil_shh, whole genome shotgun sequence genome encodes:
- the LOC130997912 gene encoding protein PSK SIMULATOR 1-like isoform X2 has product MMSKVVKIWQSVTVRQISRLKEEIANSVGIHKLVSEDDDYLMDLALAEIINNLMDLGKSVAMLGKKCEDSTYHNLETVFDDPSAIDPKWHGWQYRLKKMDRKVKKMEKFVAATEKLHSELEELAELEQSLKRMQAGANLGKMKLIELRHQVLWQRQEVKSLQELSPWVRTYDYVVRLLLRSLFTIIERIKYAFGSDQIGDDADGSDWLRSRCNSMSGLEQTSEYSSENEPGGCMRRTSSNLASRACKNKMKGTSFYDRSPSSILCGKQHQMIGRGLASVGLTGCMTGGMEPPVLETYYTHSCGSSFRSYAGSEKDANEIQEACTTIPIKCLTIISSERSFFLSKRRLLNAPPSTLGYTALALHYAHVIVLLEKLASSPHLISLDARDDLYDMLPSTIRSSLWAKLKAFSTTPASSEYDAALAAELSSGIAGILDWLSPLARNMIRWQSERNFERERVVCGSNILLVQTLHFANQAETEAAITELLMGLSYLFRFGKDINFREPSRRRAYFFPRYNMHYDMIDHIQ; this is encoded by the coding sequence ATGATGTCGAAGGTTGTTAAGATCTGGCAGTCTGTCACTGTTAGACAAATTTCTAGACTGAAAGAAGAGATTGCCAACTCAGTTGGCATCCACAAGCTTGTTTCAGAAGACGACGACTACCTCATGGATCTTGCTCTTGCAGAGATTATTAATAATTTGATGGATTTGGGGAAATCGGTGGCTATGCTGGGGAAGAAGTGTGAAGATTCGACCTACCATAACCTTGAAACCGTATTTGATGATCCTAGCGCGATTGATCCCAAGTGGCATGGATGGCAATATAGGCTGAAGAAGATGGACAGGAAGGTCAAGAAGATGGAGAAGTTTGTAGCTGCAACTGAGAAGCTCCACTCGGAGCTTGAGGAGTTGGCGGAGCTCGAGCAGAGTCTAAAGCGAATGCAAGCTGGTGCCAACTTGGGCAAGATGAAGTTGATTGAGTTGCGACACCAGGTTCTATGGCAGCGGCAGGAGGTGAAGAGTTTGCAGGAGTTGTCTCCTTGGGTGAGAACGTATGACTACGTGGTTCGACTTCTTCTCAGATCTCTTTTCACCATCATTGAGAGGATCAAGTATGCTTTTGGGAGTGACCAGATTGGTGATGATGCTGATGGAAGTGATTGGCTCCGTAGTCGTTGTAATTCTATGTCCGGCCTTGAGCAAACATCTGAGTATTCGTCAGAGAACGAGCCCGGAGGTTGCATGAGGAGGACATCTTCAAATTTGGCCTCACGAGCTTGCAAGAATAAAATGAAGGGTACGAGCTTTTATGATCGGTCTCCATCGTCCATCCTCTGTGGGAAGCAGCATCAGATGATAGGTAGAGGGCTCGCTTCTGTTGGCTTGACAGGATGCATGACAGGTGGGATGGAGCCTCCTGTTCTAGAGACCTATTATACACATTCCTGTGGCAGCTCGTTCAGGTCGTATGCAGGGTCCGAGAAAGATGCTAATGAGATACAAGAGGCGTGCACAACGATCCCCATCAAATGTCTAACCATAATATCTAGTGAAAGGTCTTTCTTTCTCTCCAAACGCCGTCTGTTGAATGCTCCACCATCAACTCTCGGTTATACTGCTTTGGCTCTCCACTACGCCCATGTGATCGTATTGTTGGAGAAGCTAGCTTCGTCTCCTCACTTGATCAGTCTCGATGCAAGGGATGATCTCTATGATATGTTGCCTTCGACTATCAGAAGCTCTCTGTGGGCAAAGCTGAAGGCATTTTCCACAACACCGGCTTCATCTGAGTACGATGCTGCCTTGGCAGCAGAGTTAAGCTCGGGAATTGCCGGGATATTGGATTGGCTGTCTCCACTTGCTCGAAATATGATAAGATGGCAATCCGAAAGGAATTTTGAAAGGGAGAGAGTGGTTTGTGGGTCAAACATACTACTTGTGCAGACACTTCACTTTGCAAACCAAGCAGAGACGGAGGCAGCAATCACGGAACTCCTGATGGGGCTAAGTTACCTCTTTCGATTTGGGAAAGATATCAATTTCCGAGAGCCTTCGAGGAGGAGGGCGTATTTCTTTCCAAGGTATAACATGCACTACGATATGATTGATCATATACAATAG
- the LOC130997915 gene encoding uncharacterized protein LOC130997915, with the protein MKAVVDKKHDKVVIAAECGADEGRRHVEKVELRTHDAETVKHVERKMADKGVGRLDRHPADGLPLKHQPKKGHGGKYTWEGPHKEFEAEAEAAVDDKDPNYIEDDGMVVGEVETPKVAPEGVARLEVDPSLQT; encoded by the coding sequence ATGAAGGCGGTGGTGGACAAGAAGCACGACAAAGTGGTGATCGCGGCGGAGTGCGGCGCGGACGAAGGGCGGAGGCACGTGGAGAAGGTGGAGCTGCGGACCCACGACGCGGAGACGGTGAAGCACGTGGAGAGGAAGATGGCCGACAAGGGCGTGGGCCGGCTCGACCGCCACCCGGCCGACGGGCTGCCGCTGAAGCACCAGCCCAAGAAAGGCCACGGCGGCAAGTACACGTGGGAGGGCCCGCACAAAGAGTTCGAGGCCGAGGCCGAGGCCGCCGTAGACGACAAGGATCCCAACTACATTGAGGATGATGGGATGGTGGTGGGAGAGGTGGAGACGCCTAAGGTGGCGCCGGAAGGGGTGGCCCGTTTGGAAGTTGATCCATCGCTTCAAACATAG
- the LOC130997914 gene encoding LOW QUALITY PROTEIN: cytochrome P450 76A2-like (The sequence of the model RefSeq protein was modified relative to this genomic sequence to represent the inferred CDS: inserted 2 bases in 1 codon) produces the protein MELPHFLVYSVIISLLALIFSIISKTCRRNSLPLPPGPRGWPVFGHMFNLGSSPHSAIADLQERYGPVVWLKLGSVNTMAVLTAEAAAELFKSHDLSFADRSIVDTMTAHGYPNGSLALAPYGPRWRVLRRLCTVEMFVHKRINETAGIRRRCVDDMLSWMEEXSPVGKFVFLAAFNTLGNLMMSRDLVDPGSEAGMEFYNAMKSVMELAGRPNVSDLFPWLGWLDLQGMKRKANRDMGIAFGIAAGFVRDRIRSGRRDERDFLDVLLESGELPETEIIIFILEMFLAGTETTSSTIEWAMTELLRNPGTMSKAKSEISAIAGKLEESHIDHLPYLQAVVKETLRLHPPIPFLIPRRAVRDHTFMGYSVPRNTQVLVNVWAIGRDQQCWEDALCFKPERFLGTNTDYKGHHFEFIPFGAGRRMCAGLPLGHRMLHFMLASLLHNFHWELPNPLAADVDERMGITVGKLHPLRPIATKCV, from the exons ATGGAGTTGCCACATTTCCTTGTTTATTCAGTAATCATATCATTACTTGCTTTGATCTTCTCCATCATTTCCAAAACATGCAGGCGCAACAGCTTACCGTTGCCCCCAGGCCCCCGGGGATGGCCCGTCTTCGGCCACATGTTCAATCTCGGCAGCTCCCCGCACAGCGCCATAGCCGACCTTCAGGAGCGCTACGGCCCTGTTGTGTGGCTGAAGCTCGGCTCCGTCAACACCATGGCGGTGCTCACTGCCGAGGCCGCTGCCGAGCTCTTCAAGAGCCACGACCTCTCCTTCGCCGACCGCTCCATCGTCGATACCATGACCGCGCACGGCTACCCCAACGGCTCCCTGGCACTGGCCCCTTACGGCCCCCGGTGGCGCGTGCTGCGGCGCCTCTGCACCGTCGAGATGTTCGTGCACAAACGGATCAACGAGACGGCGGGGATCAGGAGAAGGTGCGTCGACGACATGCTGTCCTGGATGGAGGA GTCTCCGGTGGGGAAATTCGTGTTCCTGGCGGCGTTCAACACGCTGGGGAATCTGATGATGTCGAGGGATTTGGTGGACCCGGGGTCGGAGGCGGGGATGGAGTTCTACAACGCGATGAAGAGCGTGATGGAACTCGCCGGCAGGCCTAACGTGTCGGATCTGTTCCCGTGGCTTGGGTGGCTGGATTTGCAGGGGATGAAGAGGAAGGCGAATCGAGACATGGGGATAGCGTTCGGGATTGCTGCCGGATTCGTGAGGGATAGGATAAGATCCGGACGCCGCGATGAGAGAGATTTCCTGGACGTGCTGCTGGAATCTGGAGAGCTGCCGGAAACTGAGATCATCATTTTCATATTG GAGATGTTTTTGGCGGGAACGGAGACCACTAGCAGCACCATCGAGTGGGCGATGACGGAGCTCCTCCGCAATCCGGGAACCATGTCCAAGGCCAAATCCGAGATTTCGGCCATCGCGGGGAAATTGGAGGAGAGCCACATCGACCATCTCCCTTACTTGCAGGCGGTGGTCAAAGAAACTCTCCGTCTGCATCCCCCGATTCCGTTCCTCATCCCGCGCCGCGCTGTCCGCGACCACACATTCATGGGCTACTCTGTGCCCAGGAACACGCAGGTTCTGGTGAACGTTTGGGCCATTGGTCGGGATCAACAATGCTGGGAAGATGCTCTGTGTTTTAAGCCCGAGAGGTTTTTAGGCACCAACACTGACTACAAGGGCCACCATTTCGAGTTCATCCCGTTTGGGGCCGGCCGCAGGATGTGCGCCGGCCTGCCTTTGGGCCACAGGATGCTGCATTTTATGCTTGCCTCGCTGCTTCACAACTTCCACTGGGAGCTGCCCAATCCTCTCGCCGCCGATGTGGACGAGAGGATGGGAATCACCGTGGGGAAACTCCATCCCTTGAGACCCATCGCAACAAAATGTGTCTAA
- the LOC130997912 gene encoding protein PSK SIMULATOR 1-like isoform X1, with protein sequence MLVQRVLRSSSRRIYGEPEKRLVRILAFEISRMMSKVVKIWQSVTVRQISRLKEEIANSVGIHKLVSEDDDYLMDLALAEIINNLMDLGKSVAMLGKKCEDSTYHNLETVFDDPSAIDPKWHGWQYRLKKMDRKVKKMEKFVAATEKLHSELEELAELEQSLKRMQAGANLGKMKLIELRHQVLWQRQEVKSLQELSPWVRTYDYVVRLLLRSLFTIIERIKYAFGSDQIGDDADGSDWLRSRCNSMSGLEQTSEYSSENEPGGCMRRTSSNLASRACKNKMKGTSFYDRSPSSILCGKQHQMIGRGLASVGLTGCMTGGMEPPVLETYYTHSCGSSFRSYAGSEKDANEIQEACTTIPIKCLTIISSERSFFLSKRRLLNAPPSTLGYTALALHYAHVIVLLEKLASSPHLISLDARDDLYDMLPSTIRSSLWAKLKAFSTTPASSEYDAALAAELSSGIAGILDWLSPLARNMIRWQSERNFERERVVCGSNILLVQTLHFANQAETEAAITELLMGLSYLFRFGKDINFREPSRRRAYFFPRYNMHYDMIDHIQ encoded by the exons ATGTTAGTTCAGA GAGTTTTGAGGAGTTCAAGTAGGCGCATCTATGGGGAACCTGAAAAACGACTAGTTCGAATTTTGGCATTTGAAATCTCGAGGATGATGTCGAAGGTTGTTAAGATCTGGCAGTCTGTCACTGTTAGACAAATTTCTAGACTGAAAGAAGAGATTGCCAACTCAGTTGGCATCCACAAGCTTGTTTCAGAAGACGACGACTACCTCATGGATCTTGCTCTTGCAGAGATTATTAATAATTTGATGGATTTGGGGAAATCGGTGGCTATGCTGGGGAAGAAGTGTGAAGATTCGACCTACCATAACCTTGAAACCGTATTTGATGATCCTAGCGCGATTGATCCCAAGTGGCATGGATGGCAATATAGGCTGAAGAAGATGGACAGGAAGGTCAAGAAGATGGAGAAGTTTGTAGCTGCAACTGAGAAGCTCCACTCGGAGCTTGAGGAGTTGGCGGAGCTCGAGCAGAGTCTAAAGCGAATGCAAGCTGGTGCCAACTTGGGCAAGATGAAGTTGATTGAGTTGCGACACCAGGTTCTATGGCAGCGGCAGGAGGTGAAGAGTTTGCAGGAGTTGTCTCCTTGGGTGAGAACGTATGACTACGTGGTTCGACTTCTTCTCAGATCTCTTTTCACCATCATTGAGAGGATCAAGTATGCTTTTGGGAGTGACCAGATTGGTGATGATGCTGATGGAAGTGATTGGCTCCGTAGTCGTTGTAATTCTATGTCCGGCCTTGAGCAAACATCTGAGTATTCGTCAGAGAACGAGCCCGGAGGTTGCATGAGGAGGACATCTTCAAATTTGGCCTCACGAGCTTGCAAGAATAAAATGAAGGGTACGAGCTTTTATGATCGGTCTCCATCGTCCATCCTCTGTGGGAAGCAGCATCAGATGATAGGTAGAGGGCTCGCTTCTGTTGGCTTGACAGGATGCATGACAGGTGGGATGGAGCCTCCTGTTCTAGAGACCTATTATACACATTCCTGTGGCAGCTCGTTCAGGTCGTATGCAGGGTCCGAGAAAGATGCTAATGAGATACAAGAGGCGTGCACAACGATCCCCATCAAATGTCTAACCATAATATCTAGTGAAAGGTCTTTCTTTCTCTCCAAACGCCGTCTGTTGAATGCTCCACCATCAACTCTCGGTTATACTGCTTTGGCTCTCCACTACGCCCATGTGATCGTATTGTTGGAGAAGCTAGCTTCGTCTCCTCACTTGATCAGTCTCGATGCAAGGGATGATCTCTATGATATGTTGCCTTCGACTATCAGAAGCTCTCTGTGGGCAAAGCTGAAGGCATTTTCCACAACACCGGCTTCATCTGAGTACGATGCTGCCTTGGCAGCAGAGTTAAGCTCGGGAATTGCCGGGATATTGGATTGGCTGTCTCCACTTGCTCGAAATATGATAAGATGGCAATCCGAAAGGAATTTTGAAAGGGAGAGAGTGGTTTGTGGGTCAAACATACTACTTGTGCAGACACTTCACTTTGCAAACCAAGCAGAGACGGAGGCAGCAATCACGGAACTCCTGATGGGGCTAAGTTACCTCTTTCGATTTGGGAAAGATATCAATTTCCGAGAGCCTTCGAGGAGGAGGGCGTATTTCTTTCCAAGGTATAACATGCACTACGATATGATTGATCATATACAATAG